The Rufibacter sp. DG15C region CTTGCGCACCTGGCGGTTCATGCCTTGGCTTATTTTGATCTCTATCCAAGAGGTGGGGATGTTGGCCCTGAACCGAATGGGCTTGGAGCGCTCCCAGAAGTTGACTTCACCTAACAATTTGGCTTTGGCGGGACTGGTTTTCTTGCCTTGGATGAGGACGCCTTTGCGTAATTGTTCCAAGGATTCTTCGGTGGGCGTGCCTTCTACTTGCACCCAGTAGGTTTTCTCAATCTTGAACTTGGGGTCAGAGAGGCGGTGCTGCAGTTGCTTGTCATCGGTGAGCAGGACCAAGCCTTCAGAGTCGTAGTCCAGGCGTCCGACGGGATAGATGTTGGGCACTGGCACGAAGTCCTTCAGGGTCTGGCGGCCATTTTCATCGGTGAATTGGGTTAGGACTTCAAAGGGCTTATTGAGGAGAAAATACTGCAAAGCGATGGATGGGTAAGGTGATTTCTGTGATACGTAAAGTAGGAATGATTCGTCGTTTTTGGTTTGTTTCCCAGAAATCAGGCTAAAAACGGCGGCGCGGCTATTTCTGGAAAACGTGGTGGCACTGCCCGCAGGTGTATTTGTCCTTAGACAAAAGCGGCAGGCTGAACGTGACCAAGGCCAGCAGGAAGCCAAAAAAAGACTTCAGGTTGTCTGTGGGCCCGTAGGAATAGGAGATGTTCTCAGAGCCGCATTGGGGACAGGTGATGACCTCGTTCTGCTCATTGGTGTACGGCTGGTCCTGTAGGCCGTTCAATACCGCCTCAGCATGAGCGCGATCGCTTTCCAGGGTTTTGAGTTTGATGCCGCCCACTGAGATGTTGTAGAGCGGATTCAGGGACATTACGTTTTCATCAAAAAGAAACGCCAGAATGCCTTCGCTCTCCAGCTTGTTCTTAGCCAGGTGTGCGTCAATGGCACTGGAGTAAGTGGTGACGGTAACTAGTTCATCTTTCATATCAGGGGATTTTTGAAAGGACAGTAGATTTTACAGCTTCCCATAGAACCTTCTGAGCGCCCACTCAGAGAGGGCAATGCCCAGAATCAAAAAGTAAAACCAGAGCTGCTCCATCAGGTCCTTTTCTTCGTCCTTGCTTCTAAGGATGGTCTTGAAGTTGGCGTCTGTCAAATCCTTTTCCAGCTGTGCCAACTGGGCCGGGTAGTAGAGCCTGGTTTGAGAACGCTGGGCCAACTGATCCAGCAAGGTATGATTGGCCAAGGAAGAAAGCGCTTCCAATTGTTGCTGCTCTATTATGAATTCGCCGCTGTCACGGTACAGCTTGTTTTCTACCTGGGCACTGGCCGAAAATCTGTACACGCCCGCGGGCAGAGCGCCCAAACGAAGGCCTTCGCCACCCTGTACGTGCTCAAATTGATGCTGCGTTTTCTTGCCGCCTTCATGGGTAAGCGTCAGGGACACTTTCTGCCCGAAGATTTCTTCCTGCACCGCGTTGAAGGCATCTGCCTGGATGACGGGTTCCTCGGTGACGCCCACCACATCTTTAACCGGGTACACGTGCAGTCGTTTCTGGTCTCTTCGGTTGGCCAACAGTTGCACCACGTGCGTCATGAGGCCGTCGTAAATCTGCGGAATGCCATGGTCGGCGGCCTCGGTCAGGCGCCATTGCCAGCTGCCGTCCGTGAGCAGCACCGCGCCAGGAACCGGCGCCGACGACTTGTACACCAACAGCGGTTTGGACGTGCGCACCGTGCCCACCTGTTGGTGCAGGATAACCTCAGTGCCGGCGCTCAAACTCCAATTCCCGAAGGGCACGAACGCAGGCGGCCAGGCCGGAATTCTGGTTTTGGCCAGCGGTTCTGTGGAGAACCGTTGAAATCTGGCGTTGAGCAAGGGCTGCACCTCGTCATACTGACCCACCGCCCCCGGAAACTGCACACCCGCCTGCAGTGCGTTAAAGGCTGCCATATTGGTTTGCGCGCCCAGCACGTAGAACGTAGGCACTTTGCCAGCCCGCAACTGGCGCAGCCAGTCGTTGCCGCTGCCGCTCAGGCTAGGGATCTGGTGCAGGACCGCTGCGTCATACTTTTCTTTAAACTTAGGCGTCTGAAACGGTCCCAGTACCACCTCCACGTTCAGCAGCGGATTGGTAGCTAGCGCTGAGCGCAAGGCTTTGATGTCTGGGTGCGGCGCGGCGGCGGCGAGCAGGATATTCAGCTTGCCTTTCACCACCTCTAGATAGGCATGGCGGCGGTTGTTCACTTGGGTGAACTCCTTGGCCAACGGCTGCACCACCACTTCATAATGCTTCTTGCCCAGTTGCGAGGTAGACAATTGAAAGGTGGTTTCTGTTCTTCCAGAGCGGGGCAGGGTGAGGTTTTTGCGGAGGAGCGTTTTGCCGTTTTCCTGTAAAAGCACTGTGGCGTTGGTGCCTGTGTAACCGCTGTGTTGCACGCTTACCTTGATAGGAAAGGAGGTGCCGGAGTAGTTGATTTTGTTGTACTCCACGTCAGCCAGCAGCACGTCCTTCTTGGGGATGGTGTCACCCAGAGCCACCGGGAAGATTTTGCCTTTATAGAATTGGTAGGTAGGCGTGGGCCCCAGGTTGTGTACCCCGTCAGATACTAACACGGTGGCTACCAAATTCTCTTGACCGTAGGCCTTGTCAGATTGGTCCAGTAGGTCGTGCAGATTGGTGGTGGAGGCTGAGAAGGAAGTCTTCGGCAAGGCCACGTTTTCAATGGAATCATTAGCCGTCAAGGTTTGCACCTCTACTCGCAGGCCTTTGCCCCGCAAGCGTTCCGCCAATCCTTCTAAGCCTTGTAAGGTCTGGGTCAATATCGGCGCCGAAGTGAACAGCTTTACTGACTGCGAGTTGTCTACGGCCAGGACAACGGTGGGCTTGAGTTCTTCTTGTTTAATGATGCGCGTGTACGGCTCCAGTAAGAGAAAGCTGATCAAGGTAATGAGCAAGGCCCGTAAAGCGGCCAGTACCCATTTGATGCCCCTCGGCCAGGGACCGCTATCCCCGCGGTACAGATACCACGCCGCTGCTATGCCCAGCGCCAGGCAAAGCAGAAAGTACCAGGGAGAGTAAACGGTGTGTAATTGGAACGTGGGCACAAGCAGAAAATTAGCGCAACTCTATCATTTAGCAAGATAGAACAAGTTCTATACAACGCATAAGACTTTTCTGTTGAACTTGTTTAGCCAGTAGCTTATTGTATTTCGTTTTTGGGCTAGTTTCTGGAAATTAGGCCAAAAAGGATAATTTGGAAAGACCTAAGCTAGATGCGCTTAAGGATCCTCCTGAAACGCGAGAAGGCTTATCTTCCTATATTGACTTTAAACCGAATGTTAGACTTCACACATGGTGCTGAAAAGCGTAAGATTACGATGAGGCAGCAATTGCCGGTTACTGCAAAACGACACCCAACCCCACAAATAGGTAAGAACCTCAAAGGCCATTTGACTATGAAAAGCTATCTCTCATCAACGAAGTTTGTTGCTTTCTTGACCATTTTACTTTTGGGGACTGCCTGCAACGGAACAGTCAAAAGAGAGGTATCAAAAGAGAAGGCAAGCGAATCAAACATTACAGCTTTGGCTCCTCCTAAACTCATAAAGACCATAGGCAACCCCAGGTATGGCAATGTTCAATGTAGCCTGCAGGACCAAGCCGGGAACCTTTGGTTCGGGACCACAGAAAATGGGCTTTACAAATATGACGGAAAATCGTTTACCCAGTTTTTAGTGACCGATGGGCTAAGCAGTAATGATATTTCCTCCCTTTTGGAGGATAAAGACGGTAACCTCTGGATAGGCACTAAAGCGGGACTATGTCTCTATGATGGTAAGACATTTGCCAGAATTCAGATTCCTCTACCAAAAAACCTGCCTCCCAATAAAAATCCCTACTACAGCGACTCGCATCGGGTGACCAGTATGATGCAAGCAAAAAGCGGAAAACTATGGTTTGTCACCATAGATGGCGTGTATGTCTACGATGGCAAATCTTTTACCCTGTTTATAGTGGACGAGGCCGCAAATGGCTTTTTGACCAGTAACGATAAGGTGGAACAGATTTTTGAAGATAAGGCAGGTAACATTTGGTTGGGCGGCAGGACCAATGAAGGCGTGTACCGGTATGATGGCAAATCGGTGACCAACCTTAAGCTAACGGTATTATTTCAAAATGGACCCAAGCCAAAAGCTCATAGTTGGGGCTGGCCTCAAGTGCAAGACAAAAACGGGAATATCTGGTTCAGCAATTGGGGTGGGGCGTACCGGTATGACGGCAAATCAATTACAAGTTTTACAGAAAAAGACGGCATGCCCGGCGAAGTCACCCGCATCATAGAAGACAGACAGGGAAGCCTCTGGTTTGGCGGTGCTGATGGACTTAGCCGTTATGATGGCAAATCCTTCACACGTTTTACCAAAAAAGATGGACTGGTCAATCCTTGGGTTTGGTCAATTCTGGAAGACAAAACGGGAAACCTTTGGGTGGGCACCAGAGAAACCGGCCTCTACCTTTTTGATGGAAATAGGTTAATTGCTTATTCAGAATATAAACGCTCGCCTGTATCGGAGGAATAAATTAAATCTCATACAACAGGCAAAAGCGAGTAAAAGTAACAGACTACCAATACGGAATCCGTAGGACTAGTCAATAATTAAAAAGCCGGTATCAGGATTCCCTAACACCGGCTTTTTAATTATACTATAATAACAGCAATTACGTCAGCATGCCGCCGTCCACTTGCAGGGTCTGGCCAGTTACGTAAGAAGAAAGGTCAGAGGCCAGGAACACGCAGGCGTTGGCTACGTCCTCGGGAGCACCACCACGCTTCAAGGGGATGGCTTTTCTCCACTCGGCTACGGTAGCGGCGTCCAGCTCGTCGGTCATGTCGGTTTCAATGAAACCGGGCGCGATGGCGTTGCTTCTGATGTTTCTAGAACCTAGTTCCAAAGCCACTGATTTGGTGAAGCCAATGATGCCGGCTTTAGAGGCGGCGTAGTTGGCCTGGCCCGCATTGCCTTTGATGCCCACCACAGAGGTCATGTTGATAATAGAGCCGCTCTTGGCGCGCATCATGTGCTTGGTGGCAGACTTGGTCAGGTTGAAAACTGATTTCAGGTTGGTGTTGATGACGGCGTCCCACTGCTCCTCAGACATGCGCATCAACAAACCGTCTTTGGTAATGCCGGCGTTGTTTACCAGCACGTCCAGCTTCCCAAAATCCTTCACCACGTTCTCCACCAATTCTTCGGCTTGTTTAAAGTCTGATGCGTCTGAACGGTAGCCTTTGGCCTGAATGCCGTACTCGGCTAGTTCTTTCTCCAGGGCCTGGCCTTTTTCTACGCTAGACAAATAGGTGAACGCAACATTGGCGCCCATTTCGGCATATTTGGTGGCAATGGCGCGGCCAATACCCTTAGAGGCGCCGGTCACCAACGCAACTTTTCCTTCCAGTAATTTCATAAGTCTTGATTAGTTGCCTGTTCTATTGACTAGAGCAGACAAGGGTGTTCAGCCCCAAAGATACTAATTGCCCGCATTTGCAAAAGCACCCAAATGGATAGAATTACGGAGAAGCCATTTTTAGGCTGTTTTCTGGAAAGGAGGCAAAAACGAAGCCTATTTGCAGAAGCGCTGCTGGGCGGTGCCGGCCTGCGGATTACCCAACTCAAAGGACCGTTGCCAGTCTGCGCAAGCATCTTTGCGTTTGCGCTGGGTGTACTTGAGCACGCCGCGGTTATAGAACGCCTCATCCATTTGCGGGTCCAGGGCAATGGCTTGGTCATAATCTGCCAAGGCCAGCGGGTATTGTTTCTGGCGCATGCGCAGGTTGGCGCGGTTCAGGTAAGCCACACTGTAATCTGGCTGAAGAGAAATAGCCTGTGAAAAGTCTGCGATGGCACCCTTGGTGTCCCTCAGTCTGGCCTTGTTTAGCCCACGGTTGTTGTAGGCTTTGGCGTAATTAGGCTGAAAAGCAATGGCTTGGTTATAGTCCTGAATGGCGGCCTTGTACTGCTTTTGGTTTTGCTTTACATCCCCCCTGAATTTATAAGACTCGGCGTCCCTCGGGATTAAGGAGATGGCCTTGGTGAAGTCTGCCGTGGCGCCAGCGTAATCGCTGGACTCGTATTTGGCGATGCCGCGCAGGCGGTACAAATTACCGTCGTCGGGCTTCTTGGCGATGGCCTGGTCATATTCCGTGATGGCGCCTATGTAATCCTTCTTGCTGACGCGCTCCAGACCTTCACGCGAGTGCGTCTTGGCCGTTTTGCAGCCCGCCAAAGGGAAAAGCACCAGCACTACTACCAATGCGCCGTTGCGCCGCAACGCCCGGCAAACAGAAGAAAAATCAAGGACCATACATCAACAAGGTTAGATTGCTGCTACATACTGTTTTTGTAAAATATAGTTGTAGGCAAATATTTTGCAGATTTGAACGTTCTGCCTCAGAATTGCGGAGAGGGCTTTAAAAGGAAGCCCATATTTCATTTAAAAGCCTCTTCAACAAACGCGTAACACCTGTTTCCCAGAAAGTTTAACTCACACACCGTACTCACTAGTACTAGTCCCGCATGGCCCAACCAAAAGTAAAGAACATCAGCACAGAAATCTTGTCAGATAACTGGTACACCTTGAACAAGGTAACGTTTGACTACCGCAGGCCAGACGGCAACTGGGAGACCCAAAGCCGCGAGGCCTATGACCGGGGCAACGGGGCCACCATCCTGCTCTACAACCGCACCGGCGGCACCGTTATTCTCACCAGGCAGTTCAGGATGCCCACTTACTTGAACGGCAACGCATCCGGAATGTTGATTGAGGCCTGCGCCGGCCTTTTGGACCAGGATGACCCATTGCAGTGCATCAAACGCGAAACCGAGGAGGAGACCGGCTACCGCGTCTCTGACGTGCGCAAGGTCATGGAAGCCTACATGTCGCCGGGGTCCGTCACGGAGAAGCTTTACTTTTTTGTAGCCGAATACAGTAAGGACATGAAGGTGACTGAGGGCGGTGGCCACGCCGAAGAACAGGAAAACATAGAGGTGCTAGAGCTTCCCTTCCAGGAGGCGCTGCAACTAGTGAAAACCGGCCAGATTATGGACGCCAAAACCATCATGCTGCTCCAGTATGCCCAACTGCACCAACTGTTGGCCAACTGATGTCCGTTTTTGGGTTGTTTTGTCCAAATTAGCCCAAAAGCGAAGCCCTGTTGAATTAAGAGAAAATATGCTACCTTGATTCCGCATACTTGTACCCACTATGAAACAGATTAAACCACTTCTGCTCCTGGGAATAACCTTCCTGGTACTTTTCTCTATGTTCAGCTGCTCTGCGCCCAAAGCCGCCAACGGGGTAGCTGCCGCTAACCAAGAGGCCGGACAAACCACTGTGTACATTGCCCGCCACGGTGAAAAGGCCGCTTCCTCGGGCGCCATGACCGATGACCCTTCGCTCTCTGAGGCCGGCAAGGTCCGCGCCCAGGAGTTAAAGTCTAAGTTGGGGAACGCTCAGGTGAAAGGTTTGTACGCCACCAAGTACAAACGCACCCAAGAGACCTTGCAGCCCTTGAGCGAGGCCACCAAAATACCCGTGCAAATCTACGAGGCCGGAGACGCCACTGGACTAGCCGCCAAGGTGAAAGCCGCCCACGCTGGCCAGACGGTAGTAGTGGCCGGGCACTCCAACACGGTGCTGTCTTTGGTAGAGGCGTTCGGGGCGCAGAAGCCGTTTGCCGCCGTGGCAGACCATGAGTATGACTATCTGTTTAAAATATCCTTGTCTGAAGGCAAACCCGCCACAGTAGAGGTGATGAAGTACGGAGCCGCCTCTGTAGCGCCCGCCAAGTAAGCAGGCGTTTATTCCCAAATCCTTCCAAAGCCGTTTTTGGCCTGTTTTTAAGAAAACAGGCCAAAAACGGCTTTTTATTTCAGCACCTCTATCAATTAAAACAAGGTTCTCTATAGTGTCAACCTAGCGCGACCGAGGACTACAAGAATTTGGGAATGGACAGACCCGCAAACGTGGCAAGCAGGCCAATGACGACACTGGCGGCAATATAGGTAGCGGCATACGCAAGTTGACCGTCTCGTAGCAAGGCCACCGTCTCATAAGAAAAGGCAGAAAACGTGGTGAAGCCGCCTAATACACCCGTTGCCAGAAAGAGGCGCCACTCATTGGATAAGTTTCCTTTCTCTGCTAACCCAAACACCAACCCAATCAAGAAACAGCCTATGAGGTTCACGCCCAAGGTCCCGAAAGGGAAGGAGGTGCCAACCTTCGTCTGGATGGCTAGTGAAAGCAGGTAGCGGGAAATGCCTCCTAGAAAACTGCCCAGGCCTATGGCCAATATCATCTTCATGGTTGGTCTATCTGTTGTTTGTTAGATGTATTGGCTATGCTTAACGTAGAAGGTATTTATACAGGGATGGCATCCTGCGTTCTGCAAGCATTGGCTAAAGGTAAAAACCTAACTTGAAAAACCATAGCCGGTAACATGAAGGTCTGCCGCCATTGTATGAGTGCCAGGCTATAGCCGTGATTTTTGTTGGAATAGGAATTGTAATAGCTCTCCCAATGGCAGAAAAGCAAAGAATATACAAGGCTTTGATTATGAACGATTATCCAGGCGCGCCCTATGCGGATTGGATAAAGAACGGAGAAAAAACTATAGAAACCAGGTTCAGGACTTTTAAGTATCGTGGAGATATTGTTATCTGCTGCGGAAAAACAAACTCAGTTGGTAAAAATGCCGGCAAAGCCCTGTGCATTGTGGAATTATGGAAAATAAGGCCCATGAGAAAAGGAGATGAGGAAGCCGCCGGGGTAAAATTTAACCCAGAACTCAATTGTTTCTTACTCAAGAACTGGAGACATTTTAGCCGTGATTTTGAGTTCTCGCCGCAAAGGATTTCAGGAGCATGGCAGAGTCTTTTTGACATATCCATACCAAGCGATGTTGAGATTGTTTCAAAACCCAACATCAAGGCCTTTCCAGAAAAAGAGCAGTAACCTGCAATAGTTTATAGTGGCAAAAGCCTACGTGTAAATCTGAAACGAATTTTGGCCTATAACGGCTAGGCTAAACGTCGGCAAAGGCCGTCGGCCGAGCTGGCGTTTAGCTGTTGTTAGAGGTAGTATTTTTTCTGTTGGTTGCCAGTCATATTTCAATTGCGCTAATGCTAATGATTAGGCAATTTGATTGCATTTTTTACCCCACCTGTAAACTCAATGAATGAGCGTAGTTCTAGCTTCCCTTTGCTGTTCTGTACAAAGGTTTTTACTGAAGAGTCGGGTTCGTGGCTATATCTATAATGGTAGTAGTTTTTCGCAATGAATTTGCTTGATTCAATCTGGTAGGTTCCACTCACAAAAAGTGTGTCATTCCGCATGGCCTCTATTATAAGGCCTGCTTGGGGTTCACCGCTTTGAGAGTATAAGGTAAACGTTTTGCAGTGATATGATTCATCCTTTAAGAAGATTCCGTCCTTTTTAGTCTTGTAAGTAAATTTGCCAATTCTAATACTTTCCTGTAATGGTGTAGCTTGGCAAATAACAATACCTAAAATTCCCAATATTGATAGAGTCTTTTTCATAATATTACCGCTAACGGACTAGTATAAACGACGCCGAAGGCCGTCGGCCGAGGTGACGTTTATACAGTGTTAGGTGTAGATGTTTTTCCTTTTTCCTGAAACTCTACCTTGAGTTTATAATCAAGTTTCTCTTTGTTTAGAATCTTATATTGAAGTCGGTAATAAATGATTTCCGTACATAGAACTTCCTCTTTTAATCTATACACCAACGTGAGCGAGTCTCCTTTGTAAACAAGATCTCCTTCCATGTCAGCGCATCCGTCCCAAGGGAAGTCTGCCGTCACATACAGAGTATCCCCCCTCTGTTCTTTTTGGATGCTTCCTTTTCCGTAAGTGTAGTTATTTAGTTCTTCTGAGGTTAAATCCCTGAGAAACTTATTGTCGAAGGATATTAAGTTTTTATGGATTTGACTGTCACCACCATTCCCTTCCTTATGTTGGCAGGAGAAACAAAGAAGTATGAATAATGCCAAAGAGGAGTAACAAAGCCATTTCATTTATTCGATATTTTATCATTTACACCTAACGTCTGGATAAACGCCACAGTGGCGTTTATTTCAAATATAGTAACTGAAATTGATAGGTGCGTTTATTTCAGTAAAGACAAGCTTAACTTCTTGGTTTTAAAGGCAATATACATTTGGTGATTTTCAAAAAATGAAAATAATCATATTTTTATACGGTCCAGCGGGCTTTTTATCTTCTCCATACCTTTTCTAGTAATATGCGTGTAAATTTCAGTGGTTTTACTGGAATGGTGGCCTAATAAGACTTGAATGTACCTTAGGTCGGTTCCCTGTTCTAATAGATGGGTGGCAAAGCTGTGCCGGAGAGTATGTAAAGAAACCTCTTTCTGGATGCCAGCTTTTAGGCAGGCGTTTTTAAAGATTTTCCTTGCGCTGGTGTAGCTATAGGCCTCCCCAGCTTGTCCCTCAAACAACCAGACCTTAGGTTTATACTGTTGGTAGTATTGCCTAAGATAAATCAGGATTTTCTCTGAGAGTAATGTGATGCGGTCCTTCTGTCCTTTTCCCGCTCGTATATTCAAGACCTTTCTTTGGGAATCAATATCAATGACCTTCAGGTTAATCAATTCGCCAGCCCGTAAACCGGCAGAGTAAATTAAAAGCAGAATGCATTTGTGCTTGAGGTTGTCTACTGCTTGCATAATGCGTGTAACTTCCTCCTCGCTTAATACTTCTGGCAAGGTATGCGCCTTTTTAGGCCGGTCTAGGTAATAGACAGTGCGCGGCCGCCTGAGTACTTTCTCATAATAGAATTTGATGGCGTTCACCGCTGAGTTCTGGTGCGAGGCAGAAATGTCATAGTCATCAATTAAATGCAACATGTACGCTTTAATGTCTGCCTCCTCCAAGGTGGCAGGGTCACGGTCTGCATAGTAATTGATAAAGTCAAGGAACAGGCTCTTGTATTGTTTAACCGTATTGGGACTATAGCCTTTTAAGGCCAGCGTGTCTAGATAGTCCTTGGGGCAGGGCTTAACAAGAGTAGGTTTGGGCTTGACCGGTGCCAAGGGTGTACTTTCCTCTTTTGGTTTTTTGCACACCTCCAGGGGAAGGCCGTACTGCTCAAAGTGGTCCTTCAATTCTGCCACTATGGCTTCTGAAAACGGCAGCGTCCAAACTTTTGAAGCTGTGTCCCAGAAATAATATGGAATCGACTTCATCTTCTTAAGATGCGCCGGATGGTAAGGAAACCTAACCTCCATGCGTTTACTGGGCAGCACTGTCAAGGTAACCTGTTGGTGGTTGGTAGAAAGACATGCTGGCTCAGTTGGCCTTCCTGTGTTTAACGTGGCAGATTCTGTGCCAGCCACCATAGGAGAGGGGAGAGAGGAGAAGACAGCAATAGAGGTCCCATTCGCAGTAAGAAGTGTCTGTAGCTCCCCAAAGCATTTGGCAAGCAGCGCAAAGGACTCTTTGCTGTAGGGCAGATGCCAACAGGTATGCGTCTTGCTCCATCTTCTGCCAGGTATGGTTTTTATCTGAGTGGTATGCCAGGCAGTGGCTGGGAGATCTACCCTTATTCTCTTTTCGTTGAGGTGTAAGAGTAAACTGGCTTGTACAAGGCCCGGTGAAGTTTTTGTTTCCATAAGCTTTTCAAGGATTTCAGTGCCTACAACCATTGGTGGTTTTTTGTTCCTGATAATCTGTTGTTTAGCTCTTCTGGCAAAGCATTCAAGCCAAAGACGCTTTACCGTTTTCAGCCTCTTTCCCCCAAAACAGCCCAAAAACGTCATCTTGCTTTGAAACTTGGCAAAAGCGGGTTTATGATGTAGCTTTGTCTCAAGTAAAACCTTACATCCAGACACATGGCATCAACATATGATTTGATAGTGGTAGGAAGCGGCCCAGGTGGGTACGTGGCTGCCATCCGCGCTTCGCAATTGGGTATGAAAGTAGGCGTGGTAGAGAAAGCCGAATTGGGCGGCATCTGCCTCAACTGGGGCTGTATCCCCACAAAAGCCTTATTGAAGAGTGCACAGGTTTTTGAATACATCAAGCATGCGGCTGACTACGGCATCAGCGTAGATAATGCGTCGGCTGACTTTGGGGCGGTGGTAAACCGTAGCCGTGGCGTAGCCCAGGGCATGAGCAAAGGCATCCAGTTCCTGTTCAGAAAAAACAAGATTGACCACATAGCCGGTTACGGCAAACTAAAAGGCAAAGGCCAGTTAGAGGTGACCTCTGAGGACGGCCAAGCCCAAATCTACGAAGCCAAGCACATCATCCTGGCTACTGGTGCCCGCTCCCGTGAATTGCCGAACCTGCCTATTGACGGTCAGAAAATCATTGGCTACCGCCAGGCCATGGTCCTGGAGAACATGCCAAAGAAAATGGTAGTGGTAGGCTCAGGCGCCATCGGCGTGGAGTTCGCCTATTTCTACAACGCCATGGGCACCGAGGTGACCGTGGTAGAGTACCTGCCCAACATTGTGCCGGTAGAGGACGAAGAAATTTCCAAGCAACTGGAGAAGTCGTTCAAAAAGTCGGGTATCAACGTAATGACCAACTCTGAAGTATTGTCAGTAGACACGTCTGGTGCGGGTTGCGTAGTGAAAATAAAAACCGCCAAAGGCGAAGAAACAATTGAGGCGGACGTAGTACTTTCGGCTGTGGGTATCCAAACCAACCTGGAGAACCTTGGTCTGGAGGAAGTAGGCGTAGCCGTAGAGCGTGGCCGCGTCATCACAGATGATTTCTACAAGACCAACGTGGAAGGCGTGTACGCCATCGGTGACATCGTGAAAGGTCCAGCCTTGGCACACGTGGCCTCAGCAGAAGGTATTATTTGCGTGGAGGCCATTGCCGGTCACCACCCAGAGCCTTTGGATTACAAGAACATACCGGGCTGTACGTATTGCTCGCCAGAGATTGCGTCTGTGGGCTACACAGAGAAAGAGTGCAAGGAGATGGGCCGCGAAATTAAAGTGGGCAAATTCCCGTTCTCTGCTTCTGGAAAAGCCAGCGCCGGCGGTGTGAAAGACGGATTTGTGAAGGTGATTTTTGACGCCAAATACGGTGAGTTCCTGGGAGCGCACATGATTGGCGCCAACGTAACCGAGATGATTGCCGAGATTGTAGTGGCCCGTAAATTGGAGACGACCGGTCATGAAATCATCAAAGCCGTTCACCCACACCCAACCATGTCTGAGGCCGTGATGGAAGCCGCTGCGGCTGCCTACGGTGAGGTGATTCACTTATAGAACATTCTACTTTTAGATAAGAAAGGCCCGAGGGAAACTTCGGGCCTTTCTGTTTTTGGCCTCATTCCCAGAAAACAGGCCAAAAACA contains the following coding sequences:
- the lpdA gene encoding dihydrolipoyl dehydrogenase, yielding MASTYDLIVVGSGPGGYVAAIRASQLGMKVGVVEKAELGGICLNWGCIPTKALLKSAQVFEYIKHAADYGISVDNASADFGAVVNRSRGVAQGMSKGIQFLFRKNKIDHIAGYGKLKGKGQLEVTSEDGQAQIYEAKHIILATGARSRELPNLPIDGQKIIGYRQAMVLENMPKKMVVVGSGAIGVEFAYFYNAMGTEVTVVEYLPNIVPVEDEEISKQLEKSFKKSGINVMTNSEVLSVDTSGAGCVVKIKTAKGEETIEADVVLSAVGIQTNLENLGLEEVGVAVERGRVITDDFYKTNVEGVYAIGDIVKGPALAHVASAEGIICVEAIAGHHPEPLDYKNIPGCTYCSPEIASVGYTEKECKEMGREIKVGKFPFSASGKASAGGVKDGFVKVIFDAKYGEFLGAHMIGANVTEMIAEIVVARKLETTGHEIIKAVHPHPTMSEAVMEAAAAAYGEVIHL
- the xerA gene encoding site-specific tyrosine recombinase/integron integrase, which gives rise to MKSIPYYFWDTASKVWTLPFSEAIVAELKDHFEQYGLPLEVCKKPKEESTPLAPVKPKPTLVKPCPKDYLDTLALKGYSPNTVKQYKSLFLDFINYYADRDPATLEEADIKAYMLHLIDDYDISASHQNSAVNAIKFYYEKVLRRPRTVYYLDRPKKAHTLPEVLSEEEVTRIMQAVDNLKHKCILLLIYSAGLRAGELINLKVIDIDSQRKVLNIRAGKGQKDRITLLSEKILIYLRQYYQQYKPKVWLFEGQAGEAYSYTSARKIFKNACLKAGIQKEVSLHTLRHSFATHLLEQGTDLRYIQVLLGHHSSKTTEIYTHITRKGMEKIKSPLDRIKI